AAGAAATCTCTTTGAAACAGGAAATCGTCAGTTCACGCCCATTTATGCTTTCGTGGATAGAAGCGGTAGGTTACGACATCATGGGGTTATTCCGTATCTACGAATGCAAAGCCACCTGCTGGAGCCTTGATATGCCCCTGGCACGCAAGCGTTACATCACACTGTTTGAATAGATTTTATTACCTACTTTTGCAATAAATTTACAAGATTGAACTTTCAGGAATTCGGATTCGATAGACGCCTTCTGGATGCCATTGACAGCATGGGTTATGAGCAACCCACTCCCATACAAGAAAAAGCCATCCCTCTTATCATGCAGGGAAGGGACATGATAGGCTCCGCACAAACAGGAACAGGAAAAACAGCAGCTTTTCTGCTGCCTTTAATACACAAAATATTAATCTCAGGTAAAAGAGACTGTATAAAAGCCCTGATAATTGTCCCCACACGCGAACTTGCCATGCAAATTGATCAGCAGATGGAAGGGTTTTCCTATTTTACTGAAGTAAGTTCTTTGGCTGTGTACGGCGGCACCGATGGTTTTTCATTTGACAGGGAGAAAACCTCTTTCACAGAAGGTACAGATGTTATTATTTGTACTCCGGGACGTATGATAGCGCACTTAAATCAGGGGTATGTCAATCTTAATGAACTGAAGACGCTTATCCTCGACGAAGCAGACCGCATGCTCGATATGGGATTCTATGATGACATTATGCAAATCATTTCCTATATCCCTAAAGAGCGTCAGAATCTGATGTTTTCAGCCACCATGCCGGATGAGATACGCATACTCGCCAGGAAAATACTTGTCAACCCTACTGAGATAAACATCGCCCTTGCCAAACCTTCTGAAAATGTCCTGCAACTGGCTTATGTCGTGTATGGCCATCAGAAAATTTCCATGGTCAAGCATCTGCTCGGTGCATCAAAAACGAAAACCGTGCTGATTTTTTGTTCAACGAAAATCAGCGCTAAACAACTCAGCAGAGAGTTGAAACAAAAAGGTCTGCAGGTGGAAGATATTCATTCGGATCTGGAACAAAAAGAACGGGAGCAGGTGCTTCTGGATTTTCGCAACCGTAAGC
This is a stretch of genomic DNA from Bacteroidales bacterium. It encodes these proteins:
- a CDS encoding DEAD/DEAH box helicase, producing the protein MNFQEFGFDRRLLDAIDSMGYEQPTPIQEKAIPLIMQGRDMIGSAQTGTGKTAAFLLPLIHKILISGKRDCIKALIIVPTRELAMQIDQQMEGFSYFTEVSSLAVYGGTDGFSFDREKTSFTEGTDVIICTPGRMIAHLNQGYVNLNELKTLILDEADRMLDMGFYDDIMQIISYIPKERQNLMFSATMPDEIRILARKILVNPTEINIALAKPSENVLQLAYVVYGHQKISMVKHLLGASKTKTVLIFCSTKISAKQLSRELKQKGLQVEDIHSDLEQKEREQVLLDFRNRKLHILVATDILSRGIDVEDIDMVINFDVPHDGEDYIHRIGRTARADADGIAVTLISPEEQQKFSLIEKLLGNEVHKAKVPGQYGETPEYQPLKHFGQKKSHIHSRTGSKKRKM